In Pseudomonas saponiphila, the genomic stretch AGAACCAGAACAGCTTCTGCCTGGTGGCTTCGGCGAGCACTGCCTGAGCCACTTCGTTGAGGTTGGCCACCGATTCGGTGGTGCTGATCACGAACTGCACCGGCAGGCCCTGGGCCCCTGGCAGTGACGGCAGGGGGAAGGCGGCGATGGCGGCGCCGGGTACCTGGTTCCATTTCTGCTGCAGGTCGAGGATCAACTGCGCCTGGGTGCGGCTGCGGTCCTCCCAGGACTTGAGCAGCACCCCGCCCAGCCCCTGGTTCAGCGACGGCAGTCCGGTGAGCTGGAACATCTGCAGGTATTCGGGCTCCTTGTTGGCGATCTGGAACGCCTGGTCGGCAATCCGCTCCATCTGCTGCGGCGACGCGGTGGGCGCGCCCTTGATCTGCATGAACACCAGACCCTGGTCCTCGGTGGGCGACAGCTCGCTCTTGGCGGTCATGCCGCTGGCGGCCACCAGCAGGAACAGCAGGAAGCCGAAGGTCACCAGCACCGGCCAGCTATCCAGCCCGGCCGCCAGCACTCGATGGTAGCGTCCTCGCAGCCAGTCGAAGTAACGGTCCAGGCGCTTGGCGAAACGGCCTTCTTCCTGGCCGTCCTTGAACAGCTGCGAAGTCATCATCGGCGACAGGGTCAGGGCGATCACCGCCGACACCGTCACCGCGCCGGCCAGGGAAAAACAGAACTCCTTGAACAGCGCCCCGGTCAGGCCGCTGCGCAGGCCGATGGGCACGTAGGCGGCGATCAGCACCACGGTCATGGCGAGGATCGGGCCACCCAGTTCACGGGCCCCGAGCAGCGCCGCGTCCAGCACGCCGCGGCCTTCTTCCTTGATGTGCCGGTCGACGTTCTCCACCACGATGATCGCGTCGTCGACCACCAGGCCGATGGCCAGCACCAGGGCCAGCAGGGTCAGCAGGTTGATCGAGTAGCCCAGCAGGTACATGACGAAAAAGGTGCCCACCAGCGACAGCGGGATCGCCACCAGGGGCACGATCACCGCGCGGAACGAGCCGAGGAACAGGTAGATCACCACCGAGACGATGATCATGGCTTCCACCAGGGTCTTCACCACCTCGTAGATCGAGGTGTTGATGAAGGCCGTGGAGTCGTAGACGATCTCGCCGCGCACCCCGGCGGGCAGTTGCGATTGCAGGTCGGGAAAGGCTTTGCGCACGTTCTCGGCGACATTGAGGATGTTGGCGGTCGGCGCCGCCTTGATGCCGATGAACACCGAGCGCTTGCCAGAGAAGGCCACGCTGCTGTTGTAGCTCTCGGCGCCCAGGGTGACGTTGCCCAGGTCCTCCAGGTGCACCAGGGCGTCGCCGTTGTGCTTGACCACCAGGCGCTTGAATTCGTCCACCGTGTGCAGGTCGGTGCCGGCGGTAAGGTCCACGGTGATCATCTGGCCCTTGGTCGAGCCCACGGCGGACAGGTAGTTGTTGCTGGCCAGGGCGCTGGCCACGTCCTGGGCGGTGACGTTGTGGGCCGCCAGCTTGTCGGGATCGAGCCAGGCGCGCAGGGCGAACTGGCGCCCGCCGAGAATCTCCGCGGTCTGTACGCCTTCCAGGGAGTCGAGCTTGGGCTTGACCACCCGCACCAGGTAATCGGTGATGTTGTTGGTGGCCAGGGTGTCGCTGTAGAAACCCAGGTACATGGCGTCGGTGGTCTGGCCTACGGCCACCGTCAGCACCGGTTCCTGGGCCTGGGCCGGCAGTTGGTTCTTCACCGAGTTGACCTGGGTGTTGATCTCGGTCAGCGCCTTGCTCGAGTCATAGTTCAGGCGCAGGGTCGCGGTGATGGTGGACAGCCCGGTGATGCTGGAGGAGGACAGGTAGTCGATGCCCTGGGCCTGGGCGATGGCCGCTTCCAGGGGCTGGGTGATGAAGCCGGCCACCGTCGCTGCATCCGCGCCGTAGTAGTAGGTGCTGATGGTCACCACGGTGTTTTCCGTGCGCGGCCACTGGTTGACCGGCAGCTCGAAGATCGAGCGCAGACCCAGGATCAGGATGAACAGCGAAACCACCACGGCCCAGACCGGGCGCTTGATGAAGGTGTCGGTGAAATTCATGGCCGGGCCCTAGTGTTCTTGTGGCGTCGGGGAGGGATCGTTCAAGGGCGCGTCGCGGTCGACGATCTTCACCGGCGAACCGTTCTTGAGCTTCATCTGGCCGCTGGTGATCACCAGGTCGCCTTCCTTGACGCCGGACAGCACCGCCACCTGGTCGCCCCGGGTCGGGCCGGTTTCGATAAAGGTCTGCTGCGCGGTGAACAGCGCCTCGCCTTGCTCGTTGTTCTTCTGGGTGGCGATGAACACCGTGGTGCCGTAAGGGTTGTAGGTGACCGAGGTCTGCGGCAGGGTCAGGTAGCGCTGGGTGCCGCCGAAGGCGACCACGGCCCGGGCGAACATGCCCGGCACCAGGCTGCGCTTGGGGTTGTCGATGGTGGCTTCCACCGTGACGTTGCGGGTATTGGGGTCGAACTGGGTGTCGATGGAACTGACCCGACCGCTGAAGTTCTGCTTGGGCAGGCCATCGGCGCTGACCGTGACGCTCTGGCCGATGGCAACCTGCTGCACCTGGGTCTGGGGCACGTTGAAGTCGATGTAGATGGGGTCGAAGGTCTGCAGGTTGGCGATCTTGTCTCCGGGATTGAGGTATTGCCCGAGGTTGATCCCGGTGATGCCGATACGGCCGGCGAAGGGCGCGCGGATGCTCTTTTTCGCCACCAGCGCGCGCTGCTGCTCGGCGGCCGCGAGCTTGGCCTTGAGGTCCGCCTCGTCGGCTTCGACCTGGGCCTGGGACACCGCGCTCACCGCCAACTGCGCCCTGTCACGCTTGAGTACCGTGCCGGCCAGGTTGGCCGTGGCCTCCAGCGCGCGCAACTGGGCGATGTCGGCGTCGGCATTCAACTGCACCAGCAGGTCGCCCGCCGCCACTTCCTGGCCGGGCTTGAAGCCGATGCTGCGAATGATGCC encodes the following:
- a CDS encoding efflux RND transporter permease subunit, coding for MNFTDTFIKRPVWAVVVSLFILILGLRSIFELPVNQWPRTENTVVTISTYYYGADAATVAGFITQPLEAAIAQAQGIDYLSSSSITGLSTITATLRLNYDSSKALTEINTQVNSVKNQLPAQAQEPVLTVAVGQTTDAMYLGFYSDTLATNNITDYLVRVVKPKLDSLEGVQTAEILGGRQFALRAWLDPDKLAAHNVTAQDVASALASNNYLSAVGSTKGQMITVDLTAGTDLHTVDEFKRLVVKHNGDALVHLEDLGNVTLGAESYNSSVAFSGKRSVFIGIKAAPTANILNVAENVRKAFPDLQSQLPAGVRGEIVYDSTAFINTSIYEVVKTLVEAMIIVSVVIYLFLGSFRAVIVPLVAIPLSLVGTFFVMYLLGYSINLLTLLALVLAIGLVVDDAIIVVENVDRHIKEEGRGVLDAALLGARELGGPILAMTVVLIAAYVPIGLRSGLTGALFKEFCFSLAGAVTVSAVIALTLSPMMTSQLFKDGQEEGRFAKRLDRYFDWLRGRYHRVLAAGLDSWPVLVTFGFLLFLLVAASGMTAKSELSPTEDQGLVFMQIKGAPTASPQQMERIADQAFQIANKEPEYLQMFQLTGLPSLNQGLGGVLLKSWEDRSRTQAQLILDLQQKWNQVPGAAIAAFPLPSLPGAQGLPVQFVISTTESVANLNEVAQAVLAEATRQKLFWFSDLDLKLDKPQAKLVVDREKIAALGMTQADVGAALSAALGGNYVNYFSTAGRSYRVIPQVLQVDRLNPQQILDYYIRTPSGSMIPASTVAHIETSTEPESINHFQQLNSATLSGVSGLSQGELLAKLKGILEQVAPSGYSTDYAGESRQFIQESGGFVGLLLFSILIVYLALAFQFESYRDPVVILFSVPPALFGALAFITMGFASINVYTQVGLVTLLGLITKHGILIVQFANQLQLAGYSKREAIEEAAAVRLRPILMTTAAMVLGVVPLVWASGAGAAGRHDMGLVIFAGLSIGTLLTLFMVPAMYLFIGTTHSAATSTAPGPIAVEEGAPGA
- a CDS encoding efflux RND transporter periplasmic adaptor subunit, producing the protein MADVNSSSATAHPAAAPQAPRKRRLLRPMLIMLGVVLLIVAVIGGVKFAQISKLIAQAKVPLPPAVVTALKAQYEDWQPSLSAVGSMKTVRGVDVTTEVGGIIRSIGFKPGQEVAAGDLLVQLNADADIAQLRALEATANLAGTVLKRDRAQLAVSAVSQAQVEADEADLKAKLAAAEQQRALVAKKSIRAPFAGRIGITGINLGQYLNPGDKIANLQTFDPIYIDFNVPQTQVQQVAIGQSVTVSADGLPKQNFSGRVSSIDTQFDPNTRNVTVEATIDNPKRSLVPGMFARAVVAFGGTQRYLTLPQTSVTYNPYGTTVFIATQKNNEQGEALFTAQQTFIETGPTRGDQVAVLSGVKEGDLVITSGQMKLKNGSPVKIVDRDAPLNDPSPTPQEH